The proteins below are encoded in one region of Pseudoduganella armeniaca:
- a CDS encoding FxDxF family PEP-CTERM protein produces MKLSTIALAAALLVSSGAYADDVTTNVNLAGDSPPHLTGAFGITHYEGGEFEDTITFSPTSGEWFVDSSLITIGFNPATNINFTYAEINGHAMSLSPSGVYEYAYMVQEPIMGPLVLTVYGVVDTSDMAASASYAGTINISPVPEPATYGMLMGGLGLLAWLARRPRQE; encoded by the coding sequence ATGAAACTCTCTACGATTGCTCTGGCCGCGGCGCTGCTGGTCTCCAGTGGCGCCTATGCGGACGACGTCACGACCAATGTCAACCTGGCGGGCGACTCGCCGCCGCACCTGACGGGCGCGTTCGGCATTACCCACTACGAAGGCGGCGAGTTCGAGGACACGATCACGTTCTCGCCCACCTCCGGCGAATGGTTTGTCGATTCCAGCCTGATCACGATCGGCTTCAATCCGGCCACCAACATCAACTTCACCTATGCCGAGATCAACGGCCATGCGATGTCGCTCAGTCCATCGGGCGTGTACGAGTACGCCTATATGGTGCAGGAGCCGATCATGGGGCCGCTCGTGCTGACGGTGTATGGCGTGGTCGACACCAGCGACATGGCGGCTTCAGCCAGTTACGCCGGTACCATCAACATTTCACCGGTGCCGGAGCCGGCCACCTATGGCATGTTGATGGGCGGGCTGGGCTTGCTGGCCTGGTTGGCCCGCCGGCCTCGGCAAGAATAG
- a CDS encoding FxDxF family PEP-CTERM protein has product MKLQSIVLAALLSTAFGGAMAENYTSPVIALVGDDAGSWTKGFETNHTVGLFTDTWTFQYGGVAAEATGFIKNLQNTKSNIDFYSATLNGVALDISNLGKKSEIEFFDLPVNGKLTLVLTGETFGTGASYAGTIDVTSAVPEPTTYGMLMGGLGVMAFLARRRKQA; this is encoded by the coding sequence ATGAAACTGCAATCGATCGTTCTGGCAGCACTCCTGAGCACCGCCTTCGGTGGCGCCATGGCTGAAAACTACACCTCCCCAGTCATCGCCCTGGTTGGCGACGATGCTGGCAGCTGGACCAAAGGTTTCGAAACCAACCACACGGTCGGCCTGTTCACCGACACCTGGACGTTCCAATACGGCGGCGTTGCTGCTGAAGCTACCGGCTTCATCAAGAACCTGCAAAACACCAAAAGCAACATCGACTTCTACAGCGCCACGCTGAACGGCGTCGCGCTGGACATCAGCAACCTGGGCAAGAAGTCGGAAATCGAATTCTTCGACCTGCCAGTCAACGGCAAGCTGACCCTGGTCCTGACGGGCGAAACCTTCGGCACCGGCGCTAGCTACGCCGGCACGATCGACGTCACGTCGGCCGTTCCAGAGCCAACCACCTACGGCATGCTGATGGGCGGCCTGGGCGTGATGGCCTTCCTGGCACGTCGCCGCAAGCAGGCTTAA
- a CDS encoding spermidine synthase codes for MQNRRFDQPGHPPATITEYQGVRSLHLGTSWVQGAMRLSRPDAIELEYVQMMMMWLLFNDDPRHIVQLGLGSAALTKFCYHRFPRARVSVAELNPNVIAICESLFGLPPNDARLDVREMNALDFVNDPANHGKVDVLQVDLYDEEARGPVLDSAEFYQACADCLGDDGILTANVFGDFSNYDKNLQHMELAFDAVVWLPEVHDANIVVIAFKRAPVLDFSVLYERAAAIRKSYNLPAKAWVNGLKSWMQDQQ; via the coding sequence ATGCAGAACCGACGTTTCGACCAGCCAGGCCACCCTCCCGCCACCATCACCGAATACCAGGGCGTACGCTCGCTCCACCTGGGCACCTCCTGGGTCCAGGGCGCCATGCGGCTGTCGCGGCCCGACGCCATCGAGCTCGAATACGTGCAGATGATGATGATGTGGCTGCTGTTCAACGACGACCCGCGCCATATCGTCCAGCTGGGCCTGGGCAGCGCGGCGCTGACCAAGTTCTGTTACCACCGCTTTCCCCGCGCCCGCGTCAGCGTGGCCGAACTCAATCCCAACGTCATCGCCATCTGCGAATCGCTGTTCGGCCTGCCGCCCAACGACGCGCGCCTGGACGTGCGCGAGATGAACGCACTGGACTTCGTTAACGATCCAGCCAACCACGGCAAGGTGGACGTGTTGCAGGTCGACCTGTACGACGAGGAGGCACGCGGTCCGGTGCTGGACTCGGCCGAGTTCTACCAGGCCTGTGCCGACTGCCTGGGCGACGACGGCATCCTGACGGCCAATGTGTTCGGCGACTTCAGCAACTACGACAAGAACCTGCAGCACATGGAGCTGGCCTTCGACGCCGTCGTGTGGCTGCCCGAAGTGCATGACGCGAACATCGTCGTGATCGCGTTCAAGCGCGCGCCCGTGCTGGATTTTTCGGTGTTGTACGAACGCGCGGCGGCGATCCGCAAGAGCTATAACCTGCCCGCCAAGGCGTGGGTCAACGGGCTGAAATCCTGGATGCAGGATCAACAATAA
- a CDS encoding TonB-dependent receptor plug domain-containing protein, protein MKQTIPAFRRTLLAGAALLLAAQSHAQTVDTATAPASATPAAAEQQTVVVLGSRSAAKTALDTAAPVGLINMKDMQNAGPLELGKLMQTLDPSFNFSSTFISDGTDIIRPATLRSLGPDQLLVLINGKRRHQQALVNVQQTVGRGSAGTDINAIPLSAIHHIEVLRDGAAAQYGSDAIAGVINIVLKSNINETALSGQLGTTSEGDGDNYSGSVNRGWALGSDGGFINVSAEGRVRKETNRAGLDTARTNPPRVTQRIGDSDAKDAYLWLNAALPFGGNGGEFYTFGGVSKRKGDSSGFFRSAEDGRTVPQIKGYENGYLPNIRTTVKDASLAVGYRQDLPNDWKVDVSVNHGRSELDFHEKNTVNVSYWYEPKPDGSGIYAESPLEADTGKLKFDQTTFNLDFKGPLNLGGANLFFATGFEWREDNYQIVAGDPVSYQYGRTNNPNIDIFDRYGDIAASGTQGFPGYTPSTEVDQGRHNIALYGDLEYRPTPELLLAGAVRYEKYSDFGNTTTGKITARWDPSKQVGVRGSYSSGFRAPGVQQAFYSSVSTNLNADGVLTETLTARQNSAVTRALGIAPLKEETSRNASVGIVLRPMQNFSFTADVYQIKIKDRIVFSSNISEDINGAAVGAVLRPLKVGQAQFFTNAVDTTTRGLDIVTDYKMPLPGATLTLSAQLGFNKTEVTGRHSTSSILSGEELFDASQVTLIEHGQPRRHHVLAADYTRGPWNVNARANYYGEVQGQGFTPGFIQTWDAKWIADLTLRYNFTKKLSIAGGINNLFDTYPTEWDKKGAAPFPQLGFTHCWETCPFGINGRSMYVRADYAF, encoded by the coding sequence ATGAAGCAGACCATCCCAGCCTTCCGCCGTACCCTGCTGGCCGGCGCCGCCCTGCTGCTGGCGGCCCAGTCCCATGCCCAGACCGTCGACACCGCCACCGCGCCCGCCAGCGCCACGCCGGCGGCGGCCGAACAGCAAACCGTCGTCGTGCTGGGTTCGCGCTCGGCCGCCAAGACCGCCCTCGACACGGCCGCGCCGGTCGGCCTGATCAATATGAAGGACATGCAGAACGCCGGCCCACTGGAACTGGGCAAGCTGATGCAGACGCTGGACCCGTCGTTCAACTTCTCGTCAACGTTCATCAGTGACGGCACCGACATCATCCGTCCCGCCACCCTGCGCTCGCTGGGCCCGGACCAGCTGCTGGTGCTGATCAACGGCAAGCGCCGCCACCAGCAGGCCCTCGTCAACGTGCAGCAAACCGTGGGCCGCGGTTCGGCCGGTACCGACATCAATGCGATCCCGCTGTCGGCCATCCACCACATCGAGGTGCTGCGCGACGGCGCGGCCGCGCAGTACGGCTCGGACGCCATCGCCGGCGTCATCAACATCGTGCTGAAATCGAACATCAACGAGACGGCGCTGTCCGGCCAGCTGGGCACCACCTCCGAGGGCGACGGCGACAACTATTCCGGCAGCGTCAACCGCGGCTGGGCCCTGGGCAGCGACGGCGGCTTCATCAACGTCTCGGCGGAAGGCCGCGTGCGCAAGGAAACCAATCGTGCCGGCCTGGACACGGCCCGCACCAACCCGCCCCGCGTGACGCAGCGCATCGGCGACAGCGACGCCAAGGACGCCTACCTGTGGCTGAACGCGGCCCTGCCGTTCGGCGGCAACGGCGGCGAGTTCTACACCTTCGGCGGTGTCTCCAAGCGCAAGGGCGACTCGTCCGGCTTCTTCCGCTCGGCCGAAGACGGCCGCACGGTGCCGCAGATCAAAGGCTACGAGAACGGCTACCTGCCGAATATCCGCACGACCGTCAAGGACGCGTCGCTGGCCGTCGGTTACCGCCAGGACCTGCCGAACGACTGGAAGGTGGACGTCAGCGTCAACCACGGCCGCAGCGAGCTCGATTTCCACGAGAAGAATACCGTCAACGTCAGCTACTGGTACGAGCCGAAGCCGGACGGCAGCGGCATCTATGCCGAGTCGCCACTGGAAGCCGATACGGGCAAGCTGAAGTTCGACCAGACCACGTTCAACCTGGACTTCAAGGGCCCGTTGAACCTGGGCGGCGCCAACCTGTTCTTCGCCACCGGTTTCGAATGGCGCGAGGACAACTACCAGATCGTCGCGGGTGATCCGGTCTCGTACCAGTACGGGCGCACCAACAATCCCAACATCGACATCTTCGACCGCTACGGCGACATCGCCGCCTCGGGCACGCAGGGCTTCCCCGGCTACACACCGTCGACGGAAGTGGACCAGGGCCGCCACAACATCGCGCTGTACGGCGACCTGGAATACCGCCCGACGCCGGAGCTGCTGCTGGCCGGCGCCGTGCGTTACGAAAAATACTCCGACTTCGGCAACACCACCACGGGCAAGATCACGGCGCGCTGGGACCCATCCAAGCAGGTCGGCGTGCGCGGCAGCTATTCGTCCGGCTTCCGCGCACCCGGCGTGCAGCAGGCGTTCTACAGCTCCGTCTCGACCAACCTGAACGCCGACGGCGTGCTGACCGAAACGCTGACCGCGCGCCAGAACAGCGCCGTCACGCGTGCCCTCGGTATCGCACCGCTGAAGGAAGAAACCTCGCGCAACGCCAGCGTCGGCATCGTGCTGCGCCCGATGCAGAACTTCTCGTTCACGGCGGACGTCTACCAGATCAAGATCAAGGATCGCATCGTCTTCTCCAGCAATATCTCGGAAGACATCAACGGTGCCGCGGTCGGCGCCGTATTGAGGCCGCTGAAAGTGGGCCAGGCGCAGTTCTTCACGAATGCCGTCGATACGACCACGCGCGGCCTGGACATCGTCACCGACTACAAGATGCCGCTGCCGGGTGCCACGCTGACCCTGTCCGCGCAGCTGGGCTTCAACAAGACCGAGGTGACGGGCCGTCATTCGACGTCGTCGATCCTGTCGGGCGAGGAGCTGTTCGACGCATCGCAGGTCACGCTGATCGAGCACGGCCAGCCGCGCCGCCACCACGTGCTGGCGGCCGACTACACGCGCGGCCCATGGAACGTCAACGCCCGCGCCAACTACTACGGCGAGGTGCAGGGCCAGGGCTTCACGCCCGGCTTCATCCAGACCTGGGATGCGAAGTGGATCGCCGACCTGACCCTGCGCTACAACTTCACCAAGAAGCTGAGCATCGCGGGCGGCATCAACAACCTGTTCGACACCTATCCGACCGAGTGGGACAAGAAGGGCGCGGCACCGTTCCCGCAGCTGGGCTTCACGCACTGCTGGGAAACCTGCCCGTTCGGCATCAACGGCCGTTCGATGTACGTGCGCGCGGACTACGCGTTCTGA
- the pdxR gene encoding MocR-like pyridoxine biosynthesis transcription factor PdxR: protein MDYALLLSSFDRAHGHHSWPRQRLLHECLRWAIRDGTLAPGTRLVATRTLAAELGVARNTVLYAYEQLASEGFVVPDRRGTVVATLAPAPGRRKTAPVPQAGLSRRARNLRHLSNDASDGVPFVPGVPDLASFPLALWRRLLDRAWRGLTPAQLNYSDPAGVPALRAAIADHLRAARGVVCEPAQVFITDGSQSSLDLCAHACADAGDTVWIENPGYGGALAAFRGAGLTIEGIDVDGDGMAPTAHDWRTRRPKLIYATPSHQYPVGTVLSLARRMALIDGARASGALIVEDDYDSEFRHDGPPLAAMQGLAPDAPVLYCGTFSKTMFPGLRIGFLVVPPELAPQLATMRAQSAAAGRVAEQLALAEFLTSGQFALHLRRMRRLYRQRRDALVAALDRHLGRIATVAGASAGMHLSLRFTDTKLADVAIVERARQEGIVVNALSTHAVQGTTGWNGLMLGYAQVPAERMEELVRRLAGVIYLAAYEANKTHGDRHLSGGVTAPDRCLSPAGQASNLYQNA from the coding sequence ATGGATTACGCGCTGTTGTTGTCAAGCTTCGACCGGGCACACGGGCATCACAGCTGGCCGCGCCAGCGGCTGCTGCACGAATGCCTGCGTTGGGCGATCCGCGACGGCACGCTGGCGCCGGGTACGCGGCTGGTTGCCACGCGCACCCTGGCCGCGGAGCTGGGGGTAGCCCGCAACACCGTGCTGTACGCCTACGAGCAGCTGGCCAGCGAGGGGTTCGTCGTGCCGGACCGGCGCGGTACCGTCGTGGCGACGCTGGCACCGGCACCGGGGCGGCGCAAGACGGCGCCGGTGCCGCAGGCCGGCCTGTCGCGGCGGGCGCGCAACCTGCGCCACCTCAGCAACGACGCCAGCGACGGCGTGCCGTTCGTGCCCGGCGTGCCGGACCTGGCCAGCTTTCCGCTGGCGCTGTGGCGGCGCCTGCTGGACCGGGCCTGGCGCGGCCTGACGCCGGCCCAGCTGAACTACAGCGACCCGGCCGGCGTGCCGGCGCTGCGTGCCGCGATTGCCGACCACCTGCGCGCCGCGCGCGGCGTCGTCTGCGAGCCGGCCCAGGTGTTCATCACCGACGGCAGCCAGAGCAGCCTCGATCTGTGTGCCCACGCCTGCGCCGACGCCGGTGACACCGTATGGATCGAGAACCCGGGTTATGGCGGCGCGCTGGCCGCGTTCCGCGGCGCCGGCCTGACGATCGAGGGTATCGACGTCGACGGCGACGGCATGGCGCCGACGGCGCACGACTGGCGTACGCGCCGGCCGAAACTGATCTATGCGACGCCGTCGCACCAGTACCCGGTCGGCACCGTGCTGTCGCTGGCGCGGCGCATGGCGCTGATCGACGGCGCGCGCGCCAGCGGCGCCCTGATCGTCGAGGACGACTACGACAGCGAATTCCGCCATGACGGTCCGCCACTGGCGGCCATGCAGGGCCTGGCGCCGGATGCGCCGGTGCTGTACTGCGGCACCTTCAGCAAGACCATGTTCCCCGGCCTGCGCATCGGCTTCCTGGTGGTGCCGCCCGAGCTGGCGCCGCAGCTGGCGACGATGCGGGCGCAGTCGGCGGCCGCCGGCCGCGTGGCCGAGCAGCTGGCGCTGGCCGAGTTCCTGACCAGCGGCCAGTTCGCGCTGCACCTGCGGCGCATGCGCCGGCTGTACCGCCAGCGGCGCGATGCGCTGGTCGCGGCGCTGGATCGTCACCTGGGCCGCATCGCCACGGTCGCGGGCGCATCGGCCGGCATGCACCTGTCGCTGCGCTTTACCGATACGAAGCTGGCGGACGTGGCGATCGTGGAACGGGCGCGCCAGGAGGGCATCGTCGTCAACGCGTTGTCGACGCATGCGGTGCAGGGCACGACGGGGTGGAATGGACTGATGCTGGGCTACGCGCAGGTGCCGGCGGAGCGGATGGAGGAGTTGGTCAGGCGGCTGGCGGGCGTGATCTACCTGGCCGCCTATGAAGCAAACAAGACCCATGGTGACAGGCACCTATCTGGGGGCGTTACCGCCCCGGATAGGTGCCTGTCACCGGCGGGTCAGGCGTCCAACTTATATCAGAACGCGTAG
- a CDS encoding pyridoxamine 5'-phosphate oxidase family protein: MEIMNKPSAPTPRTQVKRVAEYASYDAALLHAIVDSAYVCHIAFGDANGSHCIPTACWRLGEHLYIHGSNGSRMLKRLQEQECCVTITHVDGLVLARSAFNHSMNYRSAMIYGRFEAVDEAHKRVAMEAFMEHIVPGRQAEIRAGNDKEYAATTVMRIALAEAACKTRKGPPNDDAEDMDIPVWTGVLPLVTTHGAPIVEEGCTLPTPAYVTAWNA, translated from the coding sequence ATGGAGATCATGAACAAGCCTTCCGCCCCCACGCCCCGCACGCAGGTCAAGCGCGTCGCCGAATACGCGTCCTACGATGCCGCCCTGCTGCACGCCATCGTCGACAGCGCCTACGTCTGCCACATCGCCTTCGGCGACGCCAACGGCAGCCACTGCATCCCGACCGCCTGCTGGCGGCTCGGCGAGCACCTGTACATCCATGGCTCGAACGGCAGCCGCATGCTCAAGCGCCTGCAGGAACAGGAGTGCTGCGTGACGATCACGCACGTGGACGGGCTGGTGCTGGCCCGCTCGGCATTCAACCACTCGATGAACTACCGGTCGGCCATGATCTACGGCCGCTTCGAGGCGGTCGACGAGGCGCACAAGCGGGTGGCGATGGAAGCGTTCATGGAGCACATCGTGCCGGGCCGGCAGGCCGAGATCCGCGCCGGCAACGACAAGGAATACGCCGCCACCACCGTCATGCGCATCGCGCTGGCGGAAGCGGCATGCAAGACGCGCAAGGGTCCGCCGAACGACGACGCCGAGGACATGGACATCCCCGTCTGGACGGGCGTGCTGCCGCTGGTGACGACGCATGGCGCGCCCATCGTCGAGGAAGGCTGCACGTTGCCGACGCCGGCGTACGTAACGGCCTGGAACGCTTGA
- a CDS encoding DUF4175 family protein, giving the protein MHADADLRNALERPLWRAVARRRLPWWLALLVPALAALPVAWPAGLALLGASGAWAAWDARQWRRRTAAQWPAWLDDAVPALEDSSRLLAAAPAAPLARLQRARLAARLQAEVGPAQFDAIARARTRPSWIPLALAAAAAAGLWLVPAPRQATPVTTPAAQAAAPATVALTLKVTPPAYTGAQPYETVARDLQVPRYSTVSWCAAGATRVELGDGSTLAVLAAGCAAWRALDAVSWRSGALRHDIRVTADQPPTVTVAAPVEAVHLLAPGTASVRIAVAAKDDYGIARATLHLTLARGSGENIRFSDRELPLPQGPDRKRRDWQKAWTLAELGMEPGDELFFFVRATDNDPEHPHTVQSPTHTLRLPGPEAEALDASALPSMVKPENLRSQRQIIIDTEQLVADMRGKLPPAVLRERSEGIAADQAQLRRRYGQFLGEESTLFGDEHEGHDEHHEEQGKPMNGNTNLAAQFGHAHDMEDNATIFDPQTKAVLRRALAAMWDAEKALRALAPGSALPPEYKALAAIKELQQAERVYLHRAAFEPPAIREDKRLSGDATGAASYRRAPGKDAAIEPGASDLPALVRALSGEGALPALWRKQALAAAARLPADEQRLAAQRAVQDVADGCVPCRGALRAWLRATVPAAPVLQAQAEADTAFGRAWRAGGGRP; this is encoded by the coding sequence ATGCACGCCGACGCTGACCTGCGCAATGCCCTCGAGCGACCGTTGTGGCGCGCCGTCGCGCGCCGCCGCCTGCCATGGTGGTTGGCGCTGCTGGTGCCGGCCCTGGCCGCGCTGCCGGTGGCATGGCCGGCCGGGCTGGCGCTGCTTGGCGCCAGCGGCGCGTGGGCGGCATGGGACGCGCGCCAGTGGCGCCGCCGCACGGCCGCGCAGTGGCCCGCGTGGCTGGACGACGCCGTGCCGGCGCTGGAGGACAGCAGCCGGCTGCTGGCGGCGGCGCCGGCAGCGCCGCTGGCGCGGTTGCAGCGCGCCCGCCTGGCCGCGCGCCTGCAGGCCGAGGTCGGTCCCGCGCAGTTCGACGCCATCGCCCGCGCCAGGACGCGCCCCAGCTGGATACCGCTGGCCTTGGCCGCCGCGGCGGCCGCGGGCTTGTGGCTGGTGCCGGCGCCTCGACAAGCAACGCCGGTAACGACGCCGGCGGCACAGGCGGCCGCGCCTGCCACGGTGGCGCTGACGCTCAAGGTAACGCCGCCGGCCTACACGGGTGCGCAACCCTACGAGACGGTCGCGCGCGACCTGCAGGTGCCGCGCTACAGCACCGTCAGCTGGTGCGCGGCTGGCGCCACCCGCGTCGAGCTGGGCGACGGCAGCACGCTCGCGGTGCTGGCCGCAGGCTGCGCGGCGTGGCGCGCGCTCGATGCGGTGTCCTGGCGCAGCGGCGCCCTGCGCCACGACATCCGCGTCACGGCCGACCAGCCGCCCACGGTGACGGTGGCCGCGCCGGTGGAAGCGGTGCACCTGCTGGCGCCCGGCACGGCATCGGTGCGGATCGCGGTGGCGGCGAAGGACGACTACGGCATCGCCCGCGCCACCCTGCACCTGACACTGGCACGCGGCAGCGGCGAGAACATCCGCTTCAGCGACCGCGAACTGCCGCTGCCGCAAGGACCGGATCGCAAGCGGCGCGACTGGCAGAAGGCGTGGACCCTGGCGGAACTGGGCATGGAGCCGGGCGACGAGCTGTTCTTCTTCGTGCGTGCGACCGACAACGATCCGGAGCACCCGCACACGGTGCAGTCGCCTACCCATACATTGCGGCTGCCCGGGCCGGAGGCGGAAGCACTGGATGCCTCCGCGCTGCCCAGCATGGTGAAACCGGAGAACCTGCGCAGCCAGCGCCAGATCATCATCGACACGGAACAGCTGGTGGCGGACATGCGCGGCAAGTTGCCGCCCGCTGTGCTGCGCGAGCGCAGCGAAGGCATCGCGGCCGACCAGGCGCAGCTGCGCCGCCGCTACGGCCAGTTCCTGGGCGAGGAGTCGACCTTGTTCGGCGACGAGCATGAGGGCCATGACGAGCACCACGAAGAGCAGGGCAAGCCGATGAACGGCAACACCAACCTGGCCGCGCAGTTCGGCCATGCGCACGACATGGAAGACAACGCGACGATCTTCGATCCGCAGACCAAGGCCGTGCTGCGGCGTGCCCTGGCGGCGATGTGGGACGCGGAAAAGGCGCTGCGCGCCCTCGCGCCGGGCAGCGCGCTGCCGCCTGAATACAAGGCGTTGGCGGCGATCAAGGAGCTGCAGCAGGCCGAACGCGTGTACCTGCACCGCGCCGCGTTCGAACCGCCGGCGATCCGCGAGGATAAGCGCCTTTCTGGCGATGCGACCGGGGCGGCCAGCTACCGGCGCGCGCCCGGCAAGGATGCGGCGATCGAACCCGGCGCAAGCGACCTGCCCGCGCTGGTGCGCGCTTTGTCCGGTGAAGGCGCGCTGCCGGCACTGTGGCGCAAGCAGGCGCTGGCCGCGGCGGCACGCCTGCCCGCCGACGAGCAGCGCCTGGCGGCGCAGCGCGCCGTGCAGGACGTGGCGGACGGTTGCGTGCCGTGCCGTGGCGCGCTGCGCGCCTGGCTGCGTGCGACGGTGCCGGCCGCGCCGGTGCTGCAAGCGCAGGCGGAAGCCGATACCGCGTTTGGCCGCGCCTGGCGTGCCGGTGGAGGGCGGCCATGA
- a CDS encoding DUF58 domain-containing protein, with amino-acid sequence MLPTPALLAHAANLDLVIRHVLAGLGHGIHAGRERGAGVEFSEYRAYAPGDEWRRVDWKLLARADRYYVREAERDSHVAAWLWLDASASMAEPSYAMPGLDKLWFARTALACVAAIAQRQGDAFGLVVCADGRAEVTPASRGPRQLQRVLAALARASASGTLPAAEAMKTALRIAAAPAVVFAASDCLDWPSPLSEALQRLRHLRHDVRLLALRTQAEVDGSFPSGVAYRDRETSGSEVLHRLLPTDRVAYRDRVFQHFAGVAAHCRQHDIALTQARIEEPLEAVLRGWLRPPAARGARR; translated from the coding sequence ATGTTGCCCACGCCCGCGCTGCTGGCGCATGCCGCCAATCTGGACCTGGTGATCCGCCACGTGCTGGCGGGGCTCGGCCATGGCATCCATGCGGGCCGCGAGCGCGGCGCCGGCGTCGAGTTCTCCGAATACCGCGCTTATGCGCCGGGCGACGAGTGGCGCCGGGTCGACTGGAAGCTGCTGGCGCGCGCCGACCGGTATTACGTGCGCGAAGCGGAGCGCGACAGCCACGTCGCGGCCTGGCTGTGGCTCGATGCCAGCGCCTCGATGGCCGAACCCAGTTACGCGATGCCGGGCCTGGACAAGCTGTGGTTTGCCCGCACCGCGCTGGCCTGCGTGGCCGCCATCGCGCAGCGCCAGGGCGATGCGTTCGGCCTGGTGGTCTGCGCGGACGGGCGGGCCGAGGTGACGCCTGCATCGCGCGGGCCGCGCCAGTTGCAGCGGGTGCTGGCGGCGCTGGCGCGCGCTTCGGCCAGCGGCACATTGCCGGCCGCCGAGGCCATGAAGACGGCGCTGCGCATCGCCGCGGCGCCGGCCGTCGTGTTCGCGGCCAGCGACTGCCTGGACTGGCCGTCGCCGTTGTCGGAAGCGCTGCAGCGGCTGCGCCACCTGCGCCATGACGTGCGGCTGCTCGCGCTGCGCACGCAGGCCGAGGTGGACGGCAGCTTCCCATCTGGTGTCGCCTACCGGGACCGTGAAACGAGCGGCAGCGAAGTGCTGCACCGGTTGCTGCCGACGGATCGCGTGGCCTACCGCGACCGCGTGTTCCAGCATTTCGCCGGTGTCGCGGCGCACTGCCGCCAGCACGATATCGCGCTGACGCAGGCACGCATCGAGGAGCCGCTGGAAGCGGTGCTGCGCGGCTGGCTGCGCCCGCCGGCCGCACGGGGAGCGCGCCGATGA
- a CDS encoding AAA family ATPase: MNTEWNEQEIAALTDKVAALRASMGQVIVGQADVIESLIICLLAGGHALVEGVPGLGKTLLVKSLAQANDMQFRRVQFTPDLMPSDIVGTEILEEDTATRKREFRFQQGPVFTQVLLADEINRAPPKTQSALLEAMQERAVTFAGQTHRLPQPFFVLATQNPIEQAGTYPLPEAQLDRFLLRIDVGYPSEDEEIAMVANTTHGALRDAPAAMDVAALLRLQALVRDIEIGEHLLRYATRLVRATRPAETLVDAVKKHVGWGAGPRAGQALVRASKARALMHGRLAVTREDIGAMLLPVLAHRVLRNFEAEADGVAMADILAHLLDQIKPT; the protein is encoded by the coding sequence ATGAACACGGAATGGAACGAACAGGAGATCGCGGCGCTGACCGACAAGGTCGCGGCGCTGCGTGCCAGCATGGGCCAGGTCATCGTCGGCCAGGCCGACGTGATCGAGTCGCTGATCATCTGCCTGCTGGCGGGCGGCCACGCGCTGGTCGAAGGCGTGCCCGGGCTGGGCAAGACGCTGCTGGTGAAGTCGCTGGCGCAGGCGAACGACATGCAGTTCCGCCGCGTGCAGTTCACGCCGGACCTGATGCCCTCCGATATCGTCGGCACCGAGATCCTGGAAGAAGACACGGCCACGCGCAAGCGCGAGTTCCGCTTCCAGCAAGGCCCCGTGTTCACGCAGGTGCTGCTGGCCGACGAGATCAACCGCGCGCCGCCGAAGACGCAGTCGGCGCTGCTGGAAGCGATGCAGGAGCGGGCCGTGACGTTCGCCGGCCAGACGCACCGGCTGCCGCAGCCATTCTTCGTGCTGGCCACGCAGAACCCGATCGAGCAGGCCGGCACCTACCCGCTGCCGGAAGCGCAGCTGGACCGCTTCCTGCTGCGCATCGACGTGGGCTACCCCAGCGAGGACGAGGAAATCGCGATGGTGGCCAACACCACCCACGGCGCCTTGCGCGATGCACCGGCGGCCATGGACGTGGCCGCGCTGCTGCGGCTGCAGGCCCTGGTGCGTGACATCGAAATCGGTGAGCACCTGCTGCGCTATGCCACCCGCCTGGTGCGGGCGACGCGTCCGGCCGAAACCCTGGTCGACGCCGTGAAAAAACACGTCGGCTGGGGCGCCGGTCCGCGCGCCGGCCAGGCGCTGGTGCGGGCCTCGAAAGCGCGCGCGCTGATGCATGGCCGCCTGGCCGTCACGCGCGAGGACATCGGCGCGATGCTGCTGCCCGTGCTGGCGCACCGGGTGCTGCGCAATTTCGAGGCGGAAGCGGACGGCGTCGCGATGGCCGACATCCTGGCGCACCTGCTGGACCAGATCAAGCCGACGTAA